The following proteins are encoded in a genomic region of Laspinema palackyanum D2c:
- the hisD gene encoding histidinol dehydrogenase, translating into MLRIITQRAEAQAELRRICDRTHDDQVVHKEATVREVLQAVKRQGDRSLLHYTAEFDGQSLKPEDLRVSGSELDAAYQQVSKELLDAIILAKQNIEAFHRQRVPKSWVQFGEDEVVLGKRYTPVDRAGLYVPGGRAAYPSTVLMNAIPAQVAGVPRIVICTPPGPEKTVNPAVLVAAQEAGIEEIYRVGGAQAIAALAYGTETIPKVDVITGPGNIYVTLAKKQVFGTVGIDSLAGPSEVLIIADSQGNPAHIATDLLAQAEHDPLAAAILITTDAQIARKVVAEVEDQLIDHPRRTLTEKAIAHYGVVIVVDSLQIAAELSNEFAPEHLELEVSDPWDLLESIRHAGAIFLGNSTPEAVGDYLAGPNHTLPTSGSARYASALGVETFMKHSSLIQYSPKALQKVAGAIDVLTKAEGLPSHGDSVRKRIKDGL; encoded by the coding sequence ATGCTGCGAATCATTACACAGCGGGCTGAGGCACAAGCTGAACTCCGGCGCATCTGCGATCGCACCCACGACGACCAAGTTGTCCATAAAGAGGCAACGGTTCGGGAAGTGCTCCAAGCGGTCAAACGCCAAGGCGATCGCTCACTCTTGCATTATACGGCTGAGTTCGACGGGCAATCCTTAAAGCCCGAAGACCTGCGCGTGAGCGGCTCCGAATTGGATGCCGCCTATCAGCAGGTGTCAAAAGAACTCCTAGACGCCATTATTTTGGCAAAGCAAAACATTGAAGCGTTCCATCGTCAGCGCGTCCCCAAATCTTGGGTTCAATTTGGGGAAGATGAGGTGGTGCTGGGTAAACGTTATACCCCCGTCGATCGCGCGGGGCTTTACGTTCCGGGGGGGCGAGCCGCCTACCCCAGTACCGTGCTGATGAATGCCATTCCGGCTCAGGTGGCTGGGGTCCCCCGGATTGTGATTTGTACCCCTCCGGGACCAGAAAAAACCGTGAACCCAGCGGTCCTGGTGGCGGCCCAGGAAGCGGGAATCGAGGAAATTTATCGGGTGGGGGGCGCTCAGGCGATCGCCGCCTTGGCTTATGGTACGGAAACCATCCCTAAAGTGGATGTGATTACCGGCCCGGGTAACATTTATGTCACCCTGGCGAAAAAGCAGGTCTTTGGCACCGTGGGAATTGACTCCTTAGCCGGTCCCTCGGAAGTCCTGATTATTGCCGATTCCCAAGGCAATCCGGCTCATATCGCCACGGATTTACTGGCGCAAGCTGAACATGACCCCCTCGCCGCCGCCATTCTGATTACCACCGATGCTCAGATTGCTCGCAAGGTTGTCGCTGAAGTCGAGGACCAACTGATTGATCACCCACGTCGGACCCTCACCGAAAAGGCGATCGCCCATTACGGTGTCGTCATTGTGGTTGATTCCCTGCAAATTGCCGCCGAACTCTCCAATGAATTTGCCCCAGAACACCTAGAACTCGAAGTCAGCGACCCTTGGGATTTACTGGAGTCGATTCGTCATGCTGGTGCCATCTTCCTCGGAAACTCCACCCCTGAAGCTGTCGGCGATTACCTCGCAGGCCCTAACCATACCCTTCCCACTTCGGGATCGGCTCGTTATGCCTCAGCTTTGGGGGTGGAAACCTTTATGAAACACTCCAGTTTGATTCAATATTCTCCCAAGGCACTGCAAAAGGTCGCCGGTGCGATTGATGTGCTCACGAAAGCTGAAGGTTTACCCTCTCATGGGGATTCGGTCCGCAAGCGCATCAAAGATGGCCTTTAA
- a CDS encoding universal stress protein — MINTILVALDGSDLSEQVIATLHNLKLETMTQVILAHVISKPTSDLDVVADRPQVETEDIPYRAIEKKLQSYQEKIPCKTELEIVTGDPSEEIVRLANIYQADLILIGSRGLTGMKRILQGSVSSQVVTDACCSVLVVKPVLPAQEK; from the coding sequence GTGATTAATACCATTCTTGTAGCACTTGATGGCTCGGATTTATCAGAGCAAGTGATTGCCACCTTGCATAACCTGAAGCTCGAAACCATGACTCAAGTCATTCTGGCTCATGTCATATCCAAACCCACATCGGATTTAGATGTGGTGGCGGATAGACCCCAAGTCGAGACGGAAGATATCCCGTATCGGGCTATTGAAAAAAAACTTCAATCCTATCAAGAAAAAATTCCTTGTAAAACTGAACTCGAAATTGTCACCGGCGATCCGTCCGAAGAAATTGTGCGCTTGGCTAATATTTATCAAGCTGATTTAATTTTAATTGGCAGCCGAGGCTTAACCGGAATGAAGCGAATTTTACAGGGTTCGGTAAGTTCTCAAGTGGTAACGGATGCCTGTTGTTCTGTTCTAGTTGTTAAGCCAGTCTTACCTGCTCAGGAAAAATAA
- the hslO gene encoding Hsp33 family molecular chaperone HslO, translating into MVDQLIRATAADGGIRAVGVITTRLTEEARQRHGLSYVATAALGRTLSSGLLLASSMKRPGSRVNIRVKGNGPLGGILVDAGLDGTVRGYVDNPEIELPPNAIGKLDVGGAVGNDGYLYIVRDVGYGYPYSSTVELVSGEIGDDIAHYLVTSEQTPSALVVGVFVEAAGVQASGGILLQVMPKAATDEELVALLESRVASLSGFTPLLQAGKSLPDIFEQLLGDMGLNILPERQLVRFHCGCSHQRMLGALKLLGEDELLDMIEKDDGAEAICHFCGEVYTASRDQLTELIGSLQAES; encoded by the coding sequence ATGGTAGATCAACTGATTAGAGCAACGGCAGCGGATGGAGGGATTAGAGCAGTTGGGGTGATTACGACGCGGTTGACGGAAGAGGCGCGTCAGCGGCATGGTCTCTCTTATGTGGCAACGGCGGCCCTAGGACGTACTTTGTCATCAGGATTACTCCTGGCTTCCAGTATGAAGCGACCGGGATCGCGAGTGAATATTCGGGTTAAAGGCAATGGACCTTTAGGCGGCATTCTGGTGGATGCGGGATTAGATGGAACAGTGCGCGGGTATGTGGATAATCCCGAGATAGAATTACCTCCGAATGCGATCGGGAAATTGGATGTAGGGGGGGCAGTCGGGAATGATGGCTATCTCTACATTGTCCGTGATGTGGGATATGGTTACCCCTATTCCAGTACCGTGGAACTGGTTTCGGGTGAAATCGGGGATGATATTGCTCATTATCTGGTGACTTCAGAGCAGACGCCTTCGGCCCTAGTGGTGGGGGTCTTTGTAGAGGCGGCAGGGGTCCAAGCATCCGGGGGGATTTTGTTGCAGGTGATGCCGAAAGCGGCAACGGATGAGGAACTTGTGGCGCTGTTGGAATCGCGGGTGGCCAGTTTGTCGGGATTTACACCGTTATTACAAGCGGGTAAATCCCTGCCAGATATTTTCGAGCAACTGCTGGGAGATATGGGATTGAATATTTTACCGGAGAGACAACTGGTGCGCTTCCACTGCGGATGCTCTCATCAACGGATGTTAGGGGCGTTGAAGTTGCTTGGTGAAGACGAACTGCTGGACATGATCGAGAAAGATGATGGTGCCGAGGCGATTTGTCACTTCTGTGGGGAAGTTTACACAGCCAGTCGCGATCAACTTACAGAACTGATTGGGTCCTTGCAAGCGGAGTCGTAA